From Methylomonas sp. EFPC3, a single genomic window includes:
- a CDS encoding alkaline phosphatase PhoX: protein MNAFRLTLISAAVATLIAPTAHAAATEFDNFTPMTGNTTPLNPGSATPYKLSSPNFSQQTIADRKTQNTLVPGSNSGSWDMIAANETGPNAGRYLFMPFETGTGGVQRIDLWDNNYNTRTTTIVAPGTQGFVSGDASLWTPWGGYLTAEESWGAGSSKGRLFEVTNPTTAAANGGTFIQRSILPRVSHEGLAFDKNNNLYFVDELNGGSVYKYVSANPLTTNGNDFFAAGQTFALKVGAGGQFEGNNAPAITGASTWEAITDVNGGVLAGISSQLADGTIDGRVSADNAAVKGTGFNRPEDMEIQNLDNGNQFLYFTTTDSDNDGNTANGRSRVYSIDLGTSEVKLFADSNTIDMATGLAAGGEFKNADNLAIDAEGNIYIIEDQDGGVEDVWFAKDENRDGVAESIGKWISLTTAGAESTGLYFDKFNPNKAYINVQHPADGIDRTIMLTAAPAAVPVPGAVWLFGSAIAGMIGLRRRKA, encoded by the coding sequence ATGAACGCTTTTAGACTGACTCTGATCTCGGCCGCTGTAGCGACCCTGATCGCACCTACCGCTCACGCGGCTGCCACCGAGTTCGACAATTTCACGCCGATGACCGGCAACACCACGCCGCTGAATCCTGGCTCCGCCACGCCGTACAAATTGTCTTCGCCTAACTTTAGCCAACAAACCATCGCTGACCGTAAAACCCAAAATACCTTGGTTCCAGGTTCTAACTCAGGCAGTTGGGACATGATCGCCGCCAACGAAACCGGCCCTAACGCCGGCCGCTATTTGTTCATGCCATTCGAAACCGGCACCGGCGGTGTGCAACGTATCGATTTGTGGGATAACAACTACAACACCCGCACCACTACCATCGTCGCTCCAGGCACCCAAGGTTTCGTATCCGGCGATGCATCGTTGTGGACACCATGGGGCGGTTATCTGACTGCGGAAGAATCCTGGGGCGCCGGCAGCTCTAAAGGCCGTTTGTTCGAGGTAACCAATCCCACCACCGCGGCCGCGAACGGCGGTACCTTCATCCAACGTTCGATTCTGCCCCGCGTTTCTCACGAGGGATTGGCGTTCGACAAGAACAACAACCTGTATTTCGTTGATGAGTTGAACGGTGGTTCCGTCTACAAATATGTTTCGGCCAATCCGTTGACCACCAATGGCAACGACTTTTTTGCCGCTGGTCAAACCTTCGCTTTGAAAGTTGGCGCCGGCGGCCAATTCGAAGGCAACAACGCGCCGGCGATCACCGGCGCCTCGACTTGGGAAGCGATCACCGATGTTAACGGCGGCGTATTGGCCGGGATTTCTAGCCAGTTGGCCGATGGCACAATCGATGGCCGAGTCAGCGCAGATAACGCTGCCGTGAAAGGCACCGGCTTCAACCGCCCGGAAGACATGGAAATCCAGAATCTGGACAACGGTAACCAATTCTTGTATTTCACTACCACCGACTCCGATAACGACGGTAACACCGCTAATGGCCGTAGCCGTGTTTATTCGATCGATTTGGGTACCAGTGAAGTCAAACTGTTTGCCGACAGCAACACGATCGATATGGCGACAGGCTTGGCGGCTGGCGGCGAATTTAAAAATGCCGACAACTTGGCGATCGACGCCGAAGGCAACATCTACATCATCGAAGATCAAGACGGCGGTGTGGAAGACGTTTGGTTCGCTAAAGACGAAAACCGCGACGGTGTCGCCGAGTCGATCGGTAAATGGATCAGCTTGACTACTGCCGGCGCCGAAAGCACCGGTTTGTATTTCGATAAATTCAACCCGAACAAAGCCTACATCAACGTGCAACATCCGGCCGACGGTATCGACCGGACCATCATGCTAACTGCGGCACCGGCTGCGGTGCCGGTTCCGGGCGCGGTATGGTTGTTCGGTTCGGCAATCGCCGGCATGATCGGCTTGCGCCGCCGTAAAGCTTAA
- a CDS encoding KTSC domain-containing protein gives MQMQAVKSSTIEVVGYDKDTHKMRVAFKDRPAQEFCHVPEQLFSDFLKARSKNRFYKRHLQNLFPC, from the coding sequence ATGCAAATGCAAGCCGTCAAATCCAGCACGATAGAGGTGGTCGGTTACGACAAAGATACCCACAAAATGCGGGTTGCCTTCAAAGACCGTCCAGCCCAGGAATTCTGCCACGTTCCGGAGCAACTGTTCAGCGACTTTCTGAAAGCGCGTTCGAAAAACCGGTTTTACAAACGCCACCTGCAAAACCTGTTTCCCTGCTGA